One Panicum virgatum strain AP13 chromosome 3N, P.virgatum_v5, whole genome shotgun sequence DNA segment encodes these proteins:
- the LOC120667830 gene encoding uncharacterized protein LOC120667830, translating into MANSARLRELGVSGFSSIFPNNSGTAVNKKNAKHRDNEDSGSEYDPSQDDTDQGDLIGDDNAKGTKEKAPKQTSKERSNVFPGVRFRSRKRVFADQAPTRVTRSKSSITQPDTNLTPSNIHVPPPSEPNDGTQAALEDDGPGQQADSTNITNGGDAIPRHNGSPNRENEDGSTQHDDNTIAGDGVDCITHLDGHDQMTTEEPWDRGVNMGHGLQRLTRAHGAKLPVVITEGNIRPVEPKIAAMYATKCNIAVRNHIPVFMHWKEYKKHPALFELFLGRLRLPSLCRKKLREDEYKDKELDAVDLFKMCHYSNKKKGYTPTVQSAITQMENQLAAPTEDGQPKSATQVVSVVLHQNTKTNHFLRNVGNQVAKRRTTLQNVQAKLEVEKRTNSELQSIVKNQHEEMDGLKNQVQGTEQARIKDQEENRKKQAELEKKIELLLSQNGQS; encoded by the exons ATGGCCAACAGTGCTAGGCTTCGGGAACTTGGAGTTTCTGGTTTTTCCAGCATATTTCCAAACAATAGTGGCACTGCTGTAAACAAGAAAAATGCAAAGCATAGAGATAATGAAGACTCTGGATCTGAGTATGATCCTTCACAGGATGATACTGATCAAGGAGATTTGATTGGTGATGACAATGCTAAG GGAACTAAGGAGAAGGCTCCCAAGCAAACTTCCAAAGAAAGATCAAATGTATTTCCTGGAGTGAGGTTTCGGTCTCGTAAGAGGGTTTTTGCAGATCAAGCACCTACTAGAGTTACAAGGTCAAAGTCAAGCATCACCCAACCTGATACAAATCTGACACCAAGTAATATCCATGTGCCACCTCCATCCGAGCCTAATGATGGCACCCAAGCTGCTTTGGAAG ATGACGGGCCTGGTCAGCAAGCTGACAGCACCAACATCACCAATGGAGGCGATGCGATTCCACGTCATAATGGAAGCCCCAACCGGGAGAATGAAG ATGGATCTACCCAGCATGATGACAACACCATTGCTGGTGATGGAGTTGATTGCATTACCCATCTAGATGGACACGACCAGATGACCACCGAAG AGCCATGGGACCGAGGAGTAAATATGGGACATGGTCTCCAGAGGTTGACCCGAGCTCATGGTGCCAAACTGCCAGTTGTCATAACTGAAGGGAATATAAGGCCCGTGGAACCTAAGATTGCTGCAATGTATGCCACTAAATGCAACATTGCAGTCAGGAATCATATTCCTGTGTTCATGCACTGGAAAGAATACAAGAAACACCCTGCGCTGTTTGAGCTATTTTTGGGAAGACTACGT CTACCCAGTTTATGTAGAAAAAAATTG AGAGAAGATGAGTACAAGGATAAAGAACTTGATGCTGTTGATTTGTTTAAGATGTGCCACTACAGCAACAAAAAGAAAGGATACACGCCCACTGTACAATCTGCTATT ACTCAAATGGAAAATCAGTTGGCTGCACCAACAGAAGATGGACAACCCAAGTCTGCAACCCAAGTTGTCAGTGTTGTGCTTCAtcaaaacacaaaaaccaatcaCTTCCTTCGGAATGTGGGCAACCAGGTTGCAAAGCGAAGGACTACACTACAAAATGTTCAAGCAAAATTGGAGGTGGAGAAAAGAACCAATTCTGAGCTTCAGTCGATCGTCAAGAACCAGCATGAAGAAATGGATGGTTTGAAAAATCAAGTCCAGGGAACAGAACAAGCAAGGATCAAAGACCAAGAGGAGAACCGGAAGAAGCAAGCTGAGTTGGAGAAGAAAATTGAGCTGCTGCTAAGCCAAAATGGACAAAGCTGA
- the LOC120667828 gene encoding uncharacterized protein LOC120667828 — protein MRGFLDNDIYEAIAELGKFFRELCSKTLNKDVLAKMKEEIPMIWVKLEKIFPPAFFDVMMHLAVHLPDEALLRGPVQYGWMYPIERRLYTLKRYVRNRARPKGSIAEAYIADECLTFCSKYMEGVETRFNREPRNIGFCNEENYGVDVFGHGVHFTSAPELVYDENGFDRMVWYVLHNCSQVEQYVEMFRDELNRGVPNIERIIGQGFQNWFRNHIFRLRNTDQEIDEDLFSLACGPDFIVKKYSSCVVNGVRFNTVDRDKNKKTQNSGVMVQGEHNGQVIDFFGILKEIIQLLYIGDERY, from the exons ATGAGAGGGTTTTTGGACAATGATATCTATGAAGCAATAGCAGAGTTAGGGAAGTTTTTCAGAGAGTTGTGCAGCAAAACCCTGAACAAGGATGTGTTGGCTAAAATGAAGGAAGAGATCCCAATGATTTGGGTGAAGCTTGAGAAAATTTTCCCCCCGGCTTTCTTTGATGTGATGATGCACCTAGCTGTTCATTTACCTGATGAGGCATTGCTCCGAGGTCCTGTGCAATATGGGTGGATGTACCCAATTGAGAGACGGTTGTATACTTTGAAGCGCTATGTGAGGAATAGGGCACGACCAAAAGGTTCAATTGCCGAGGCATATATTGCTGATGAATGCCTGACATTTTGCTCTAAATACATGGAAGGTGTTGAAACAAGATTTAATCGGGAACCAAGAAATATAGGTTTTTGTAATGAGGAGAACTATGGTGTGGATGTTTTTGGCCATGGAGTTCATTTTACTTCTGCACCTGAACTTGTATACGATGAGAATGGCTTTGATCGAATGGTGTGGTATGTGCTTCACAACTGTAGTCAAGTTGAGCAATATGTGGA AATGTTCAGAGATGAACTAAATAGAGGAGTGCCTAACATTGAAAGAATTATTGGACAAGGATTTCAGAATTGGTTCAGGAACCAT ATCTTTAGGTTGCGGAATACTGATCAAGAGATAGATGAAGATCTCTTTTCCTTGGCTTGTGGTCCTGATTTTATAGTCAAGAAATACTCTTCATGCGTTGTGAATGGTGTGCGGTTTAACACTGTTGATCgtgacaagaacaagaaaacacAGAACAGTGGAGTTATGGTACAAGGTGAACATAATGGTCAGGTCATTGATTTCTTTGGAATCTTGAAAGAGATAATTCAGTTACTCTATATTGGCGATGAGAG ATACTAA
- the LOC120667829 gene encoding B3 domain-containing protein Os06g0112300-like, giving the protein MHPSAASPSASTAPPGFALGRVSLREHGAAEAETPSPQEEIPSPQEMIPSPQEEMIPSPQEEPPSPQEETIPSPQEEMIPSPQEEPPSPQEETIPSPQEETTPWPQIVPLSGDKAFFTIVLSKGHVEKPAQLVCIEEIPSRLHSHLPGSRVPAVLLFGNQSWAVTYCGELKCKKLGPGWRDFVVANRLRIGDACVFELITLVAGGTGSEGDGKVVFRV; this is encoded by the exons ATGCACCCCTCGGCCGCGTCTCCCTCCGCGAGCACGGCGCCGCCGGGGTTCGCCCTCGGCCGCGTCTCCCTCCGCGAGCACGGCGCCGCCGAG GCGGAGACCCCCTCGCCGCAGGAGGAGATCCCCTCGCCGCAGGAGATGATCCCCTCGCCGCAGGAGGAGATGATCCCCTCGCCGCAGGAGGAGCCCCCCTCGCCGCAGGAGGAGACGATCCCATCGCCGCAGGAGGAGATGATCCCCTCGCCGCAGGAGGAGCCCCCCTCGCCGCAGGAGGAGACGATCCCATCGCCGCAGGAGGAGACGACCCCTTGGCCGCAG ATCGTCCCGCTCTCAGGCGACAAGGCCTTCTTCACCATTGTCTTGTCTAAGGGCCATGTAGAGAAGCCTGCCCAGCTGGTTTGTATAGAG GAGATCCCGAGTCGTCTCCACTCCCACCTGCCGGGCTCGCGCGTCCCAGCAGTGCTCCTGTTCGGCAACCAGTCATGGGCAGTGACCTACTGTGGTGAACTCAAGTGCAAGAAGCTCGGTCCGGGGTGGAGGGACTTTGTCGTCGCCAACCGTCTGCGCATCGGGGACGCCTGCGTCTTCGAGCTCATCACGCTAGTTGCTGGAGGAACTGGGAGTGAGGGTGATGGGAAGGTGGTGTTCCGGGTGTAG